One part of the Vicia villosa cultivar HV-30 ecotype Madison, WI linkage group LG6, Vvil1.0, whole genome shotgun sequence genome encodes these proteins:
- the LOC131613122 gene encoding sulfite exporter TauE/SafE family protein 4-like — MSFSTKTFIIYLVSAFSVAILSALYLTQTTNHHEKPSLSLPLNPLQLHTLNGSKTTVQTWPELKASWRLALATVIGFLGSAFGTVGGVGGGGIFVPMLTLIIGFDTKSAAALSKCMIMGASTSSVFYNLRVRHPTKDVPILDYDLALLFQPMLMLGITVGVALSVVFPYWLITVLIIILFIGTSSRSFFKGTEMWKEETLLKKEMAQAQTTFVNSRGELLIDTEYDPLVPREEKTPMQIFCSNLKWKRILVLMVVWVSFLLLQIIKNNAKVCSVWYWTLFSLQFPIALVVFGYEAVKLYKDYKKRMSTGNLECICEASIEWTVLHIVFCALCGILGGTVGGLLGSGGGFILGPLLIEIGVIPQVASATATFVMMFSSSLSVVEFYLLKRFPIPYALYLFTVSVLAGFVGQLFVRKLLRILGRASIIVFILSGVIFASALTMGVIGIEKSIHMIQNHEFMGFLGFCSSQ; from the exons ATGTCCTTTTCCACAAAAACATTCATCATCTACCTCGTATCCGCTTTCTCCGTCGCAATCCTCTCCGCTCTTTACCTCACCCAAACAACCAACCACCACGAAAAACCGTCTCTATCTCTTCCTCTCAATCCCCTTCAACTCCACACCCTTAACGGATCCAAAACCACCGTTCAAACATGGCCC GAACTGAAAGCTAGTTGGAGACTTGCTTTGGCGACAGTTATTGGTTTTCTAGGATCTGCGTTTGGAACTGTTGGTGGTGTTGGTGGTGGTGGCATTTTTGTTCCTATGCTTACTCTTATTATCGGTTTCGATACAAAGTCTGCTGCAGCTCTTTCGAAAT GTATGATAATGGGAGCATCGACGTCGTCGGTGTTTTATAACCTACGAGTTCGTCATCCGACGAAAGATGTTCCGATATTGGATTATGATTTAGCTCTTCTTTTTCAACCTATGCTTATGCTTGGTATCACTGTTGGTGTTGCTCTTAGTGTTGTTTTTCCTTACTGGCTCATCACTGTCCTTATCATTATTCTCTTCATAG GAACTTCTTCAAGGTCTTTCTTTAAGGGAACTGAGATGTGGAAAGAAGAAACTCTTCTCAAA AAAGAAATGGCTCAAGCGCAAACAACTTTTGTTAATTCTCGTGGTGAAC TTCTAATTGACACGGAATATGATCCATTGGTACCTAGAGAAGAGAAGACACCAATG CAAATCTTTTGTTCTAACCTTAAGTGGAAAAGGATTTTAGTTTTGATGGTTGTTTGGGTTTCTTTCCtactacttcaaatcattaag AATAACGCTAAGGTCTGCAGTGTATGGTATTGGACCCTTTTCTCCTTACAG TTTCCTATTGCGCTAGTGGTGTTTGGCTATGAAGCAGTGAAATTGTACAAGGATTACAAGAAGAGGATGAGTACAGGAAACCTGGAATGTATATGTGAAGCTTCAATTGAATGGACTGTGTTGCATATTGTGTTCTGTGCACTATGTGGAATCTTAGGTGGGACCGTTGGTGGATTACTTGGTTCTGGTGGTGGATTCATTTTGGGTCCTCTTCTTATTGAAATTGGAGTTATCCCTCAG GTTGCTAGTGCAACAGCAACATTTGTGATGATGTTTTCATCATCCTTGTCTGTGGTTGAATTCTACCTACTCAAGAGATTCCCTATTCCCTATG CATTATACCTCTTCACAGTGTCTGTTCTAGCTGGATTTGTGGGACAATTATTTGTAAGAAAATTGCTTAGAATTCTTGGAAGAGCTTCAATCATTGTGTTCATTCTTTCAGGGGTCATATTTGCAAGTGCTCTCACCATGG GTGTAATTGGCATCGAGAAGAGCATTCATATGATCCAGAACCATGAATTTATGGGATTTCTAGGCTTTTGTAGCAGTCAATAG